A window of Tautonia plasticadhaerens contains these coding sequences:
- a CDS encoding matrixin family metalloprotease, translating to MYSATGNAWMNPAVVTINFMPDGTDLGGVQSNMNAAFDNKPSLAGKWRDEILRAAQVWAQQTNINFVVVPDDGAPVGEGGYQQGSPDHGDIRIGGFNFGTSTLASATMPPAANNYSIAGDVVFNTGMGFNVGTTFDLFTVASHEIGHSLGLGESSTYSSAMMWPTYVGRKIALSPDDVAGIRSIYSGGQVRSADAHGNLNNSLHAAANVTGSINPATRTGLVTSQDLTVAGQADHFSFAAPSGSGGQMTVSVQSEGLSLLSPRVTVYAADKATVLGTAVGAKQYGTTVSVSLGGVVDGATYYVRVKGAEPSALGTGRYALGLGFDGAAVPRQASSMIGVAEGSPRVSGGGTANQSDDHFASAIPVILGIGPDTGASSADGVTSSDRVTVRGTAMPGHLVSVYDDGVLLGGTMADAAGGWVFDARLHAFDPGQHLLTAKSTYVEGDPYAAVATSGIVNMSDFVPSADWTSLVYVGQQAIDASATLPGTSSSELSGTYTLVVDPSKPAAPTVGGVTSYSGVSWNGTYSVQSSDQVYYGNAEAGSLVTVTANGSTLGETVADRNGHWNLAVGDGLSQWQTHAIKAQSTDLAGNAGPWSSALPVRQQGHGAGSVMSNLSVSHVGILGSVLSGLGDLLSVGEAPTIVGRAKAFGRVAVMVDSVVIGMANVDLLGNWSFHGPTLSSGTHRLSFRVYEADGDHGAESGPLSILV from the coding sequence ATGTATTCGGCGACGGGCAACGCGTGGATGAACCCGGCGGTCGTCACGATCAACTTCATGCCCGACGGCACCGACCTGGGCGGCGTCCAGAGCAACATGAACGCCGCCTTCGACAACAAGCCGAGCCTGGCCGGCAAGTGGCGGGACGAGATCCTCAGGGCCGCCCAGGTCTGGGCACAGCAGACGAACATCAACTTCGTCGTCGTCCCCGACGACGGCGCCCCGGTCGGCGAGGGGGGCTACCAGCAGGGGAGCCCGGACCACGGCGACATCCGCATCGGCGGCTTCAACTTCGGGACCTCGACCCTCGCCTCGGCGACCATGCCCCCCGCGGCGAACAATTACTCGATCGCCGGCGACGTCGTCTTCAACACCGGCATGGGCTTCAACGTCGGCACGACCTTCGACCTGTTCACCGTCGCCTCCCACGAGATCGGCCACTCGCTGGGCCTGGGCGAGTCGAGCACCTACAGCTCCGCGATGATGTGGCCGACCTACGTCGGGCGGAAGATCGCGCTGTCGCCCGACGACGTGGCCGGGATCCGCAGCATCTACTCCGGGGGCCAGGTGCGGTCGGCCGACGCCCACGGCAACCTGAACAACTCCCTCCACGCGGCCGCCAACGTCACCGGCTCGATCAACCCGGCGACCCGCACGGGGCTGGTCACCAGCCAGGACCTCACCGTCGCGGGGCAGGCGGACCACTTCTCCTTCGCGGCCCCGTCGGGCTCGGGGGGGCAAATGACGGTCTCGGTCCAGAGCGAGGGCCTGAGCCTGCTCTCGCCGAGGGTGACGGTCTATGCCGCCGACAAGGCCACGGTCCTCGGCACGGCCGTCGGGGCGAAGCAGTACGGGACGACGGTCTCGGTCTCCCTCGGCGGGGTCGTCGACGGGGCGACGTATTACGTCCGGGTCAAGGGGGCCGAGCCCTCGGCCCTGGGTACCGGGCGCTATGCCCTGGGCCTGGGCTTCGACGGCGCGGCGGTGCCCCGGCAGGCGTCGAGCATGATCGGCGTCGCGGAGGGCTCCCCCCGGGTCTCGGGAGGCGGGACGGCCAACCAGTCCGACGATCATTTCGCCTCGGCCATCCCGGTCATCCTCGGCATCGGCCCCGACACCGGGGCCAGCTCCGCCGACGGCGTCACGAGCTCGGACCGGGTCACCGTCCGGGGGACGGCCATGCCGGGCCACCTGGTCTCGGTCTACGACGACGGCGTGCTCCTCGGCGGGACCATGGCCGACGCGGCCGGGGGCTGGGTGTTCGACGCCCGGCTGCACGCCTTCGACCCCGGCCAGCACCTCCTGACGGCCAAGTCGACCTACGTCGAGGGCGACCCCTACGCCGCGGTCGCGACCAGCGGCATCGTGAACATGTCCGACTTCGTCCCCTCCGCGGACTGGACCTCGCTCGTCTACGTCGGCCAGCAGGCGATCGACGCGTCGGCGACCCTGCCCGGCACGAGCTCCTCCGAGCTCTCGGGCACCTACACGCTGGTGGTGGACCCCTCGAAGCCGGCGGCCCCGACGGTCGGCGGGGTCACCTCCTACTCGGGGGTGAGCTGGAACGGCACCTACTCCGTGCAGTCGTCGGACCAGGTCTACTATGGCAACGCCGAGGCCGGCAGCCTGGTGACCGTGACGGCCAACGGCTCGACCCTCGGCGAGACGGTGGCCGATCGCAACGGGCACTGGAACCTCGCCGTCGGCGACGGGCTGTCCCAGTGGCAGACCCACGCCATCAAGGCCCAGTCCACCGACCTCGCGGGGAACGCGGGCCCCTGGTCGTCGGCCCTCCCCGTCCGCCAGCAGGGCCACGGCGCCGGGTCGGTGATGTCGAATCTGTCCGTCTCCCACGTCGGCATCCTGGGCAGCGTCCTCTCGGGACTCGGCGACCTGCTCTCGGTCGGCGAGGCCCCGACCATCGTCGGCAGGGCGAAGGCGTTCGGCCGGGTGGCGGTCATGGTGGACAGCGTCGTCATCGGGATGGCGAATGTCGACCTGCTGGGGAACTGGTCGTTCCACGGACCGACGCTCTCGTCCGGAACCCACCGGCTCTCCTTCCGGGTCTATGAGGCGGACGGCGACCACGGCGCGGAGAGCGGACCGCTCTCCATCCTCGTCTGA
- a CDS encoding protein kinase domain-containing protein: MSGLDESETDEATIRVRKDTPDPSRGRERKRDLLAEQREDLEAGRPRPTEAYLSRWPTDPKDDADAANVLVADYFWRRDRGEGPSIAEYDRRHPEHRRSFAELVRRQCLIRSLGGGGRRHDRMPRLPGEGDELFGFRLRRPLGTGAFASVFAAEQADLAGRPVVLKISAIEGLEPQTLARLQHTNIVPIYSVHEDPAAGLRAVCMPYFGGANLASVLARAWEGSARPMHGSQLVKALEEVGTPPPEALAVSWRSGDRGPSSDPPAAAPDQTPAALLGGMSYIRAVAWIVARLADGLHHAHQRGVLHRDIKPSNILLSSEGEPLLLDFNVSQDAAEDSVHAVLGGTVTYAAPEHIRAMLDRTPDTMLRVDRRSDCYSLGLVLTEMLAGRSLFGRTNGDSILPTQLQAMVEERARGVPRIREGRPDVPWGLESIARMCLDPDPERRYRQAGHLAEDLRRFLEDRPLKYAPELSRVERARKFHRRHPRLVTNLFFCVGGLGVLLGVGSALSGASKHLIEARAELGSARALDRKRAHDEGALRALCLINTTLGNEDHLREGVGVCERTLALYDPGDGRPCEEHPDWAALGPEGRHRLAEDRRELLILLAGARVRLSPGDPQALRGALDLLGEAEAIRGLGPSRALWLDRASYLARLGDAEAAAECLGRADGIPAATPRDHYLLAISHARRGGADGYRRAIAELDEALRINPKHYWLMMQRGICRMELGESMLAVGDFGACTGLWPEHPWGYFNRAYMLDRDGMKAEAIDDYSAALERDPAFSSARINRGLALLEIREFGGALADFDEAIARGSGEPTVLAGRGMALEALGRHVEADTAFDEAFRGAVEVPVPARIRLLWAYGFSVADRLPGRAADAFEEVLRQDRRHPQALYGLAMLAMGRGDLDGAREFFDRALESSPEFLEALRSRAVVAARRGDWEAANRDINRCLSREPGSGEALYAASCVASLAASASGDRELRDQALDLLRRALALGAGREAADDPDLAGLGEEPEFWRMISRGSPGGEVSGDGPAAGLDVPTVTQELAPSGEGGTRHDRVH; the protein is encoded by the coding sequence ATGAGCGGCCTCGACGAATCGGAGACCGACGAGGCGACGATCCGCGTCCGCAAGGACACGCCCGACCCGTCCCGGGGCCGAGAGCGGAAGCGGGACCTCCTCGCCGAGCAGCGGGAGGACCTGGAGGCGGGCCGGCCCCGGCCGACGGAGGCCTACCTGTCCCGCTGGCCGACCGACCCGAAGGACGACGCCGATGCGGCCAACGTGCTCGTCGCCGACTACTTCTGGCGGCGCGACCGGGGCGAGGGGCCGAGCATCGCCGAGTACGACCGGCGCCACCCCGAACACCGCCGATCCTTCGCCGAGCTGGTCCGGCGCCAGTGCCTCATCCGGTCGCTCGGCGGCGGGGGGCGCCGGCACGACCGGATGCCCCGCCTCCCCGGCGAGGGGGACGAGCTGTTCGGCTTCCGCCTCCGACGGCCGCTCGGCACCGGGGCCTTCGCGAGCGTGTTCGCCGCGGAGCAGGCCGACCTCGCCGGCCGGCCGGTGGTGCTGAAGATCTCCGCCATCGAAGGGCTCGAGCCCCAGACCCTCGCCCGGCTGCAACACACCAACATCGTGCCGATCTATTCCGTCCACGAGGACCCGGCGGCCGGCCTCCGCGCCGTCTGCATGCCGTACTTCGGGGGGGCGAACCTCGCCTCGGTGCTGGCCCGCGCCTGGGAGGGGTCGGCCCGGCCGATGCACGGCTCGCAGCTGGTCAAGGCGTTGGAGGAGGTCGGCACCCCCCCCCCGGAGGCCCTGGCGGTGTCGTGGCGGTCCGGCGACCGGGGCCCGTCCTCCGACCCGCCGGCCGCGGCCCCCGACCAGACGCCGGCGGCCCTGCTGGGCGGGATGAGCTACATCCGGGCCGTCGCCTGGATCGTGGCCCGGCTGGCCGACGGGCTCCACCACGCCCACCAGCGCGGGGTCCTCCACCGGGACATCAAGCCGTCGAACATCCTCCTCAGCTCCGAGGGCGAGCCCCTCCTGCTGGACTTCAACGTCTCGCAGGACGCGGCCGAGGACTCCGTGCACGCGGTCCTCGGCGGGACGGTGACCTACGCGGCCCCCGAGCACATCCGGGCGATGCTCGACCGGACGCCGGACACGATGCTCCGCGTCGACCGCCGGTCGGACTGCTATTCCCTCGGCCTGGTCCTCACCGAGATGCTGGCGGGCCGGAGCCTCTTCGGCCGGACCAACGGCGACTCGATCCTGCCGACCCAGCTCCAGGCGATGGTCGAGGAGCGGGCCCGGGGGGTCCCCCGGATCCGGGAGGGCCGCCCCGACGTCCCCTGGGGCCTGGAGAGCATCGCCCGGATGTGCCTGGACCCCGACCCCGAACGCCGATATCGGCAGGCCGGCCACCTCGCCGAGGATCTCCGGCGCTTCCTGGAGGATCGGCCCCTGAAGTATGCCCCGGAGCTGAGCCGGGTCGAGCGGGCCCGCAAGTTCCACCGGCGCCACCCCCGACTGGTGACCAACCTCTTCTTCTGCGTGGGGGGCCTGGGGGTCCTGCTGGGGGTCGGCTCGGCCCTCTCGGGGGCCAGCAAGCACCTCATCGAGGCCCGGGCCGAACTCGGCTCGGCCCGGGCCCTCGACCGGAAGCGGGCGCACGACGAGGGGGCCCTGCGTGCCCTGTGCCTGATCAACACGACCCTGGGCAATGAAGACCACCTCCGCGAGGGGGTCGGCGTCTGCGAGCGGACGCTGGCCCTCTACGACCCGGGCGACGGGCGACCCTGCGAGGAGCACCCGGACTGGGCGGCCCTCGGCCCGGAGGGGCGGCACCGGCTCGCCGAGGACCGTCGAGAGCTGCTCATCCTCCTGGCCGGGGCGCGCGTCCGGCTCTCCCCCGGCGACCCCCAGGCCCTCCGGGGCGCGCTCGACCTGCTGGGGGAGGCGGAGGCCATCCGGGGGCTCGGACCATCCCGGGCCCTCTGGCTGGACCGGGCGAGTTACCTCGCCCGGCTCGGCGACGCCGAGGCGGCGGCCGAGTGCCTGGGGAGGGCCGATGGGATCCCGGCGGCCACCCCCCGGGACCACTACCTCCTGGCGATCTCCCACGCCCGTCGCGGGGGGGCCGACGGATACCGGCGGGCGATCGCCGAGCTGGACGAGGCCCTACGGATCAACCCGAAGCACTACTGGTTGATGATGCAGCGGGGGATCTGCCGCATGGAGTTGGGCGAATCGATGCTGGCGGTCGGGGACTTCGGCGCCTGCACCGGCCTGTGGCCCGAGCACCCCTGGGGCTACTTCAACCGGGCCTACATGCTCGACCGCGACGGGATGAAGGCCGAGGCGATCGACGACTACTCCGCCGCCCTGGAACGGGACCCCGCCTTCTCCTCGGCCCGGATCAACCGAGGCCTGGCCCTCCTGGAGATCCGGGAGTTCGGGGGGGCGCTGGCCGACTTCGACGAGGCGATCGCCCGGGGGTCGGGCGAGCCCACCGTCCTCGCCGGCCGGGGCATGGCCCTGGAGGCCCTCGGCCGGCACGTCGAGGCCGACACCGCCTTCGACGAGGCCTTTCGGGGGGCCGTGGAGGTCCCCGTCCCCGCCCGCATCCGCCTGCTCTGGGCGTACGGGTTCTCGGTCGCCGACCGGCTCCCGGGGCGGGCGGCCGACGCCTTCGAGGAGGTGCTCCGCCAGGACCGCCGCCACCCGCAGGCCCTCTACGGCCTCGCCATGCTGGCGATGGGGCGGGGGGATCTCGACGGGGCCCGGGAGTTCTTCGACCGGGCCCTCGAATCGAGCCCGGAGTTCCTCGAGGCGCTTCGGTCTCGCGCCGTGGTGGCCGCCCGTCGGGGGGACTGGGAGGCGGCGAACCGCGACATCAACCGGTGCCTCTCCCGCGAGCCGGGTTCCGGGGAGGCCCTGTATGCGGCCTCCTGCGTCGCGTCCCTGGCGGCGTCGGCCTCGGGGGACCGGGAACTCCGGGACCAGGCGCTCGACCTGCTCCGCCGGGCCCTCGCCCTCGGGGCGGGGCGGGAGGCGGCCGACGATCCGGATCTGGCCGGGCTCGGGGAGGAGCCCGAGTTCTGGCGGATGATCTCGCGAGGGTCGCCGGGGGGCGAGGTCTCGGGCGACGGGCCCGCCGCCGGCCTCGACGTCCCGACCGTGACCCAGGAGCTTGCCCCGTCCGGGGAGGGGGGAACCCGTCATGACCGCGTTCATTGA
- a CDS encoding HD-GYP domain-containing protein: protein MAPRGRDPDGAVGRRPEPARLAHRDQQARPRPPESSRPSHPGRPARRAGPGASGGGGGGGRPVSAARRRPADALRRPARPPIGGRSTRRLGPGDLHRRDPFPDRGDRRQGLVHLRPQRARGPHRRRARPRPRPPGGGDRRPLPGGLLHDIGKIGVRDSVLSKAGPLSPEEHAEIREHVLIGARILADCRAASHLLPMVLYHHERFDGAGYPLGLRGEAIPLSARILAVADSYDAMRTSRVYRSALPPRQIEQILDRGRDGQWDGGVIDAFFRARDRIAAIYDQGEESTSCWSFEGVLRRVGVGGGADAGPPDPGVAADPASLIGPLPISPSLSTT from the coding sequence ATGGCTCCCCGGGGCCGAGACCCTGATGGCGCTGTCGGCCGGCGGCCCGAGCCCGCGCGGCTGGCTCATCGCGATCAACAAGCGAGGCCCCGGCCACCCGAGTCGTCCCGGCCCTCGCACCCGGGGCGCCCGGCCCGTCGGGCCGGGCCCGGGGCGTCCGGCGGCGGGGGCGGGGGCGGTCGTCCCGTTTCTGCGGCCCGACGCCGCCCTGCTGATGCCCTTCGCCGCCCTGCTCGACCTCCGATCGGGGGCCGATCGACGAGGCGCCTGGGCCCGGGAGATCTCCATCGGCGTGACCCGTTCCCTGACCGTGGCGATCGACGCCAAGGACTCGTACACCTACGGCCACAGCGAGCGCGTGGCCCGCATCGCCGTCGAGCTCGGCCGCGGCCTCGGCCTCCGGGCGGAGGCGATCGACGACCTCTACCTGGGGGGCTGCTGCACGACATCGGGAAGATCGGGGTCCGGGACTCGGTCCTCAGCAAGGCGGGCCCGCTGTCCCCCGAGGAGCACGCGGAGATCCGGGAGCACGTGCTCATCGGGGCCAGGATCCTCGCGGATTGCCGGGCGGCGTCCCACCTGCTGCCCATGGTGCTCTACCACCACGAGCGGTTCGACGGCGCGGGCTATCCCCTGGGGCTGAGGGGGGAGGCCATCCCGCTGTCGGCCCGGATCCTCGCGGTCGCCGACAGTTACGACGCCATGCGGACCTCCCGGGTCTACCGATCCGCGCTGCCTCCCCGGCAGATCGAGCAGATCCTCGACCGGGGCAGGGACGGCCAGTGGGACGGCGGGGTGATCGACGCCTTCTTCCGGGCCAGGGATCGGATCGCCGCGATCTACGACCAGGGCGAGGAGTCCACCTCCTGCTGGTCGTTCGAGGGCGTCCTCCGGAGGGTCGGGGTCGGGGGCGGGGCGGACGCGGGACCTCCCGACCCGGGAGTGGCGGCCGACCCGGCCTCCCTGATCGGCCCCCTGCCGATCAGCCCGTCGCTCTCGACGACCTAG
- a CDS encoding GGDEF domain-containing protein gives MDMLPVTVQVDSKRPLSRTCKDACLVHIYPAGPCMGMRHVLEKPRIVLGREEGCDISIADSSVSRRHSLIEMGIDGFAATDLDSTNGTYVNNTPANATPMSDGDYLRVGNCLFRFLAGGNVEADYHEELYRLAIIDALTELPNTRHLMDCLERELARAIRYGRPLSLILFDIDHFKEINDTLGHLAGDLTLRELAGRLRGEVCEDGLLARYGGEEFAVVLIETGLERAVEVAERLRRAVAEHEFRFEGTPYAVRVSLGVATLRSGEPLTPKEFIQQADECLYRAKRRGRDCVVSP, from the coding sequence ATGGACATGCTTCCCGTGACGGTGCAGGTCGACTCGAAACGCCCCCTCTCGCGGACGTGCAAGGACGCCTGCCTGGTCCACATCTACCCGGCCGGCCCATGCATGGGGATGCGGCACGTCCTCGAGAAGCCCCGGATCGTGCTCGGGCGCGAGGAGGGCTGCGACATCAGCATCGCCGACAGCTCGGTCTCCCGCCGGCATTCGCTGATCGAGATGGGGATCGACGGCTTCGCCGCCACCGACCTGGACAGCACCAACGGGACGTACGTCAACAACACGCCCGCGAACGCGACCCCGATGAGCGACGGCGACTACCTCCGGGTCGGCAACTGCCTGTTCCGGTTCCTCGCGGGCGGGAACGTCGAGGCCGACTATCACGAGGAGCTCTACCGGCTGGCGATCATCGACGCCCTGACCGAGCTCCCCAACACGCGACACCTGATGGACTGCCTCGAACGCGAGCTCGCCCGGGCGATCCGATACGGCCGGCCGCTCTCGCTGATCCTCTTCGACATCGACCATTTCAAGGAGATCAACGACACGTTGGGCCACCTGGCCGGGGACCTGACCCTCCGGGAACTCGCCGGCCGCCTCCGGGGGGAAGTCTGCGAGGACGGGCTCCTGGCCCGTTACGGCGGGGAGGAATTCGCCGTGGTCCTGATCGAGACGGGGCTGGAGAGGGCGGTCGAGGTCGCCGAGCGGCTCCGGCGGGCGGTGGCCGAGCACGAGTTTCGCTTCGAGGGCACCCCCTACGCGGTCCGGGTCAGCCTCGGCGTGGCCACGCTCCGGTCGGGCGAGCCCCTGACCCCCAAGGAATTCATCCAGCAGGCCGACGAATGCCTCTACAGGGCGAAGCGCCGGGGCCGGGACTGCGTGGTTTCCCCCTGA
- a CDS encoding response regulator, which translates to MNDLDGPAPARRVLIVDDSVDTTRMMRVLLKGEGFQVLAATDGAEALAAARDFRPDVVLLDLTMPGMTGQEVAEALRNGGDTAGAQIIAVSGYGVQGVPPGFDHLLVKPVDFEALLNLIGPPERRIGLLPDPFASLA; encoded by the coding sequence ATGAACGATCTAGACGGGCCCGCCCCCGCGAGACGCGTGCTGATCGTCGACGATAGCGTCGACACGACCCGGATGATGAGGGTCCTCCTCAAGGGGGAGGGCTTCCAGGTGCTCGCGGCCACCGACGGGGCCGAGGCCCTGGCGGCCGCCCGGGACTTCCGGCCGGACGTCGTGTTGCTCGACCTCACGATGCCGGGGATGACCGGCCAGGAGGTCGCGGAGGCGTTGCGGAACGGGGGGGACACGGCGGGGGCCCAGATCATCGCCGTGTCGGGGTACGGGGTCCAGGGCGTGCCCCCGGGGTTCGACCACCTCCTGGTCAAGCCCGTGGATTTCGAGGCGCTGTTGAACCTCATCGGCCCGCCCGAGCGACGCATCGGGCTCCTCCCCGATCCGTTCGCGTCGCTGGCCTGA
- a CDS encoding PAS domain S-box protein, whose protein sequence is MSNPELRPGVLSSREALAFARSIIATVREPLVVLDGSFRIEEANRAFYETFEVRREETEGRSIYALGNGQWDIPALRRLLEEILPRDAEFDDFLVEHDFERIGRKAMLLNARRIEQGGGKILLAIEDITGRRRSERQLGESRDRLVEANRFLAETLDALPSHIAVLDESGVILQVNAAWRRFAEENGLRDDAYSIGRNYLDACIPTDAGCIEDEVIGDGIRSVIEGRTPGFSCEYPCHSPTERRWFVMRVNRFGGSGPPRVVVAHDQITERVVAEAGLRESERRLQLAVEIAQMGTFEIDLATDAVTVNEAGREIYGWDGLRTTFSRVRDQFHPEDRDEVMRRVAEALDPAGPGGFEVEQRIVRTDGAVRWIRVRGRAIFEGERGGRRAARCLGTYLDVTDRKDAEVQRERLLSSLAHEKSRLSAIVDRAPAFICTLRGPSHVFELVNDRYLELVGRPGIVGKPVAEALPEVVEQGFVALLDRVYRTRETYTGDEVPVLIRRAEGGGLERRFVNFVYQPMKASDGTVEGIFVHGVDVTDMVRAREAVASSEASLRQLADAMPQIVFAARPDGHVDYFNRKWYEYTGFADNGRTGDESWEAVHEPGSLERIKSVWAEAWRTGQPYEIEYRLRGADGDFRWHLARALPIRDEDGRIVRWYGTNTDIDDHKRAEAAAAAARDEAQAANRMKDEFLATLSHELRTPLNAILGWARILRSGAVDPEDLEEGVAAIERNSTAQAQIIEDLLDVSRIVSGNFKLEVQRVNIQEIIEAALAAVLPAATAKDIRVHRLLDSIAGPVTGDPARLQQVVWNLLSNAVKFTPKGGKVQVLLERVNSHVEISVVDTGMGIRPEFLPHVFDRFRQADSSTTRRHGGLGLGLAIVKQLVELHGGAVRAKSPGEGQGSTFVVMLPITVVHPEHPASGKARPKRAEPAEEVCEGGSLAGVRVLVLDDEPDARQIIRRVLSECEAEVALASSAAEALELVEGFRPDVIVSDIGMPDQDGYDFMRQVREKRNFRDLPAAALTAFARPEDRKQALLAGFQTHVAKPVDPAELVAVVASLAGRTGTPRDSRAQG, encoded by the coding sequence GTGAGCAATCCCGAACTCCGGCCGGGCGTCCTCTCGAGTCGAGAGGCGCTCGCGTTCGCACGCAGCATCATCGCCACCGTCCGCGAGCCGCTCGTCGTCCTCGACGGATCCTTCCGCATCGAAGAGGCCAATCGCGCCTTCTACGAGACGTTCGAGGTCCGTCGGGAGGAGACCGAGGGCCGGTCGATCTACGCGCTGGGCAACGGGCAATGGGACATCCCCGCGCTTCGCCGGCTGCTGGAGGAGATCCTGCCCCGCGACGCCGAGTTCGACGACTTCCTGGTGGAGCACGACTTCGAGCGGATCGGCCGCAAGGCGATGCTGCTGAACGCGAGGCGGATCGAGCAGGGCGGCGGGAAGATTTTGCTGGCCATCGAGGACATCACCGGACGCAGGCGTTCGGAGCGGCAGCTCGGCGAGAGCCGGGACCGGCTGGTCGAGGCGAACCGCTTCCTGGCCGAGACGCTCGACGCCCTGCCCAGCCACATCGCCGTGCTCGACGAGTCGGGCGTCATCCTCCAGGTCAACGCCGCCTGGCGGCGGTTCGCCGAGGAGAACGGCCTGCGCGACGATGCGTACTCGATCGGCCGGAATTACCTCGACGCCTGCATCCCGACCGACGCCGGCTGCATCGAGGACGAGGTGATCGGCGACGGCATCCGGTCGGTCATCGAGGGCCGCACGCCCGGCTTCTCCTGCGAGTATCCTTGCCACTCGCCGACCGAGCGGCGATGGTTCGTGATGCGGGTCAACCGATTCGGCGGCTCGGGCCCGCCCCGGGTCGTCGTGGCCCACGACCAGATCACCGAGCGGGTGGTCGCCGAGGCGGGCCTGCGCGAGAGCGAGCGTCGCCTGCAGCTCGCCGTCGAGATCGCCCAGATGGGCACCTTCGAGATCGACCTGGCCACCGACGCGGTGACGGTCAACGAGGCGGGCCGGGAGATTTACGGGTGGGACGGCCTACGGACCACGTTCTCCCGGGTCCGGGACCAGTTCCACCCGGAGGACCGGGACGAGGTGATGCGGCGCGTCGCCGAGGCGCTCGACCCGGCCGGGCCCGGCGGCTTCGAGGTGGAGCAGCGGATCGTCCGCACCGATGGCGCCGTCCGCTGGATCCGGGTCCGAGGCAGGGCGATCTTCGAGGGGGAGCGGGGAGGACGCCGGGCCGCCCGGTGCCTGGGCACCTACCTCGACGTGACCGACCGCAAGGACGCCGAGGTGCAGCGGGAGCGGCTCCTCTCGTCGCTGGCGCACGAGAAGTCGAGGCTCTCGGCCATCGTCGACCGGGCCCCGGCGTTCATCTGCACCCTCCGGGGGCCCTCCCACGTCTTCGAACTGGTCAACGATCGCTACCTCGAGCTCGTGGGGCGACCGGGCATCGTCGGCAAGCCCGTGGCCGAGGCCCTGCCGGAGGTCGTCGAGCAGGGCTTCGTCGCGCTGCTCGACCGGGTCTATCGCACGAGGGAGACTTATACCGGCGACGAGGTCCCGGTCCTCATCCGGCGCGCGGAGGGCGGCGGACTCGAGCGGCGGTTCGTCAACTTCGTGTACCAGCCCATGAAGGCGTCGGACGGCACCGTCGAGGGCATCTTCGTCCACGGCGTGGACGTCACGGACATGGTCCGGGCCCGGGAGGCGGTGGCCTCGAGCGAGGCCAGCCTCCGGCAGCTCGCCGACGCCATGCCGCAGATCGTCTTCGCGGCCCGGCCGGACGGCCACGTCGACTACTTCAACCGCAAGTGGTACGAGTACACCGGCTTCGCCGACAACGGGCGCACCGGGGACGAGAGCTGGGAGGCCGTGCACGAGCCGGGCAGCCTGGAGCGGATCAAGTCCGTCTGGGCCGAGGCGTGGCGCACGGGCCAGCCCTACGAGATCGAGTACCGGCTCCGGGGGGCCGACGGGGACTTCCGCTGGCACCTGGCCCGGGCCCTGCCGATCCGGGATGAGGACGGCCGGATCGTCCGCTGGTACGGCACCAACACCGACATCGACGACCACAAGCGCGCCGAGGCCGCCGCCGCCGCGGCCCGGGACGAGGCGCAGGCCGCCAATCGGATGAAGGACGAGTTCCTGGCCACCCTCAGCCACGAGCTGCGCACGCCGCTCAACGCCATCCTCGGCTGGGCCCGCATCCTCCGGTCCGGCGCCGTCGACCCGGAGGACCTGGAGGAGGGGGTCGCGGCGATCGAGCGGAATTCGACCGCGCAGGCCCAGATCATCGAGGACCTGCTGGACGTCTCCCGGATCGTCTCGGGGAACTTCAAGCTGGAGGTGCAGCGGGTCAACATCCAGGAGATCATCGAGGCGGCGCTGGCCGCCGTGCTGCCCGCCGCGACGGCCAAGGACATCCGGGTCCACCGGCTCCTCGACTCGATCGCCGGCCCGGTCACCGGCGACCCGGCCCGGCTGCAGCAGGTCGTCTGGAACCTGCTGTCCAACGCCGTGAAGTTCACGCCCAAGGGCGGCAAGGTGCAGGTCCTGCTGGAGCGGGTCAACTCGCACGTCGAGATCAGCGTCGTCGACACCGGCATGGGCATCCGGCCCGAGTTCCTGCCCCACGTCTTCGACCGCTTCCGACAGGCCGACTCGTCCACCACGAGGCGCCACGGCGGGCTCGGCCTCGGGCTGGCGATCGTCAAGCAGCTGGTGGAGCTGCACGGGGGGGCCGTGAGGGCCAAGAGCCCCGGGGAGGGGCAGGGCTCGACCTTCGTCGTGATGCTCCCGATCACCGTCGTCCACCCGGAGCACCCGGCGTCGGGGAAGGCCCGGCCGAAGCGGGCGGAGCCGGCCGAGGAGGTGTGCGAGGGAGGCTCCCTGGCGGGGGTGAGGGTGCTCGTCCTGGATGACGAGCCGGACGCCCGCCAGATCATCCGCAGGGTCCTCTCCGAGTGCGAGGCCGAGGTCGCCCTGGCCTCCTCGGCGGCCGAGGCCCTCGAACTCGTCGAGGGATTCCGCCCCGACGTCATCGTCAGCGACATTGGCATGCCCGACCAGGACGGGTATGATTTCATGCGGCAGGTCCGCGAGAAGCGGAATTTCAGGGATCTGCCCGCCGCGGCGTTGACGGCCTTCGCCCGACCCGAGGACCGGAAGCAGGCGCTGCTCGCCGGCTTCCAGACGCACGTCGCCAAGCCGGTCGACCCGGCCGAGCTGGTGGCGGTCGTCGCGAGCCTCGCCGGGAGGACGGGGACCCCCCGGGATTCTCGAGCCCAAGGATGA